cttcaccaaatcagtctcattggccatcttgatgatgatacttgtggttgttaatcggtacttctatttgcaattgtggttgtagatgatggagcacttggattacttgtgaacttatttgtgatatattgtgagacatgtgacgtttgtgatatatatgtggtgttggtgatatatatgtgctgttgatgatatatatgtgatgttggtgatgtttgttatatatatcttctgtttgtttggatgggatgtaaaaaacaaataaaaaaggctattttcagtcactttgccgagtgcaatggccatgacactcggcaaagtgactatctaggaacatgctttgccgagtgcgaaggctattgcactcggcaaacatcatagatttgccgagtgccacgggccaggcactcggcaaaggtcgcctgtttgccgagtgtcttgacaggacactcggcaaggcggcgacctttgccgagtgtttgaccttgacactcggcaaagctgccgtcacggtggcgctcgccatCACGGTgacttttctttgtcgagtgtcagattagcactcggcaaaggttttaccgagtgtccgataaaatgcACTAggtaaagaggtctttgccgataaattgtttaccgacactcggcaaaggttttgctGAGTGTATATAGCCGAGggcctgtggcactcggcaaacaacctgAATCCGGTAGCGCATGCACTGTTTCATCGGCACCGTATTGATgcgtataaatcctgtgtccacACGCTGACGCCCGTAACGGTAGGACTTGTACTCGTAGCTACGTACTAGCTTGTTGTTATGTTTCCCAGTATCTGACGTGCTTAATTGGGGGCAGCAAGCAAGTTTGTTGCGATTTCCTGGAGGTCGGCCGACGACGGATGGTTAATTAGCGCTCGTCAGCGCCTCAGATCAGAGGCCACGTACCGCCTATAGACTAGACCACGTCGTAGGCGGAGCATGCCGTTCATACTACTCAGCAGTACCGAATAAGCATCCTTATATTAATAAATAAACTTATGCGGTGGAGTTTATTCATATTTGATTGTTTATATAAACTCTTATGCGGGCCTGTACAATGTTCAAAACGGATCCAATACAATATTAGCTGCTAGTACACCTGATTTGGTCATATTAGACAGGTTTGTTCAAGCCGATGCGTACAAAAAATGAAATATTGCATTGTCATCCTTCATATCGGACTGTACAGTAAAACATAATACCTCAACTAGAACATGAAGGTGAATGCATGCATCAAAACATAACACAACCAAATCAATTTTGTGAAGCGTGGCTTACCTGTGTAGAATAACGTACCAAACGCCATGACACTGGATATGTTTAGTCGTTTACCTACGCTGACTTAAGTTATGCTATAAGATCTAATACAGACTAAAAATGTTAATGCAAGCAACCAGTTAGATACATATAGGCCACGTTTGGATCTAAGTAGCTAAAAGTTAGCTGTTAACAATTAGCTCCTTTAAAGAGGTCTAGCTAATTGTTAGTTAATACTCAACTAACAACTACTCTATCTCACTAGTTAGATCAAACTTGTAATAGTAGCTAATATTAACTATAAGCTATTATAGCTAGCTAATTATTAGTAGCTAATGGAAAAAATAGTTGCTGACTAGCCTCCTATAAGCCTCTAGCTGATGTGTAATAGTTGCTGCGACGAGACGACGACAGCGCATGGTATGGGTACGGTAGTCAGTCGGCGAGGAGTCGGTTTACCGTCTCACCCGCTGGTCCGTGTTCGTCGTCGACGACTCGACGAGCGTGGTCAGCCACCGGCGAGCACCGAATAAGCAGAGGCTGAGGGTGGCTAGGGCGCTGGGGGTGGAAGGAGTCCGCATTTGCATGGCTCCGGCGGTCCGGCCTCAGGCAATGCCAATGCCCAATGCCGACAACTCCTGAGCCGGACAGCACAGGCCTAAACGTGGGCTCAAAGCCTCGTCTTTGCTCATATACATGGCCCTCAACGTCTTCGTCAGGACTTGAATCCCAGCCACACCATCAACCGTGCGTCCGCGGGCCCAACCGTCACTTTGGCGTCTCTGGAGTTGATTTGGACGCCTAGGGCCACGTGGCCCATGGAGAATGAAAGAGGGTATAAAGGAGGATTTGAACGCCTAATGTGCTCAAGAGCGCCTGCGCAGGTGCCCGGCTAGGATTTGGACGCTTAGGGCGTGTTCCGAACGAACATGCATCGTGGGGTGCAGAGTCGGAGCGTTTGGTTGGCCGGAGGAGCGTCGGAGCCTGGCTGGCCGCATGCAGGAAGTGCCGTCGGGCCTGGCTCGCGGGAAACGCCCGAATCGGCCGTTTCTGCTGGGCCAGGCTCGCTCGGTGCAGCTATTTACTCGACTAATGATGTATTAGTGCATGATTAGTAAATATCAAGtgatattaatttattttaaagATGTTTAAGACATAATTAGATAAAATAAGAACTTTAAGAGTGTATTTGTACAAAATAAAAATCATAATCATAACCTTATAATATTTTTATCCCATGCAGTATATCTTCGTACAGGCAACCAAACACCATCTCTTCTCAGCCAGCCTGAGTAGATACACTCAACCAAACATGACAGCGTTGCATGTGCTCAGCCTGTCCCATATGAGCCTGGCTCTCAGATACGAGCCAGGCTCTACTGCTACacgaaccaaacagacccttagggACAAAACAAGCACGGTTTTACGTTAGTCCATTCTTTGCGGCCACCCAATCGAAGAATATATTTCCATTAATTACTCCCTtcctcttaaaaacaaattaactTCTAGTAAAAAGTTTGCTGCTCCCTACATTCTCTTTTATAAGATTTAGTTTAACATAATATGCTTTTCTAAATTATACTTTGATCATTTATTTATACTTGTATGATAATTGGATATCTAGCTTTGTCCCACGTATTACTAATTAGCAGACCACACGTTCAACCAATCCACTTTCACAATTCTTGTATCACCCAAGGTGATGAGCAATTAAGATGCATGTATCTTGGCAACCGAACAATTAGCATTGATTGTTATAGTTCTAAAGAAGGAACATTGTATTAATGGGGCATTAAGGTTCTTTCTCCAATATATATAAGAGCAAGTACAATAATCGTATTATAGCCAAGCAAATGCTAATgtggaggagagaagagaggagagagaagagctCGGCTCTTATGCGAGCAACAAGTTGAGCATGGGAGCCTAAGCAGTGGTGTGGTCTAGACATCTAGTAGATGTGATGAGGATTAGGAAAGAGAACGTGGAACATAGGTAAAAAAAGTAGGCCGGCAACCGTGCCCAAGAGCGCTTGCGACATGTGCCCGGCTAGGATTTGGATGCCAAGGTTCTGTTCTCTAGGGAGCCAGGCCCAATCTAGATAGGCTATGGTGGTGCAAGCTATCATTGTTTGGTTGCCTGTATGTATAGAGCAGCAAGAGATATTGTCGACTAGGATTTGGACGACATCCCTGTTTGGTTAGCTGCATGTATAGAGCGGCAAGAGATACTGCCGGCTAGGATTTGGACGCCAAGGTCCCCTTCTCTAAGGAGCCCGGCCCAATCTGGATAGGCTACAATGGTGCAAGCTATCGTGCATGTATTGAGCAACAAGAGATACCGAAGATGAAAGAGAATGGATGTTCGAATGAAGTCGgtataaaataaaaataataatgggAATCGATGCTTGAATATAGTCgatataaaataaaaataataataggaATTAAAAGAGGGTATAAAAGAATGAAGTTGgtataaaataaaaataataatgggAATTAAAAGAGGGTATAAAAGAAGATTAGGACGCCTAAGGCCAGGGTGCACAAGTTTTATCTCGTGCATATGAGTAATTAGGCTGGTCCTAGGCCGAAATCCACCCATAGTTTATGGTGGCAGTAGCTGAGCTTATAATCTGGTGTTTACTTTGCTCGCTGGCCGGTTTCCCTTCCCCACAAGGCCACAAGCCGCAAGCTCGCAATGACGCCACGCCGCGTGGGCTGGATCCTTCAGCGCGGGAGCCCAGCTATAACGCGAAACAGCACTCTGGTGCCTACGCCTTCGTCCTCGTCATCGGCGAGCCGGCGAGGCATCACCACATCAGGCATGGCCCGTCGTCTCGTCTAGGTTGTCTTCTCCATGGCTAGCGGCATCCAAAGAGAGTTTCTAAACAAAAAAGATTTATACATTTTCTAAAAAAAGACACATACATGAAAGCAGCAGGGTCGATGGCTCGGTGCAGACGCCGTTGCCATCGCCATCCGCACACAGAAATGGCGAGGATGGATGACCTGACATGGATACAACCAATCAGGAATTTAGAGATAGGTCCGGTCGGAACTGAAATCACAGATTGTGGCATCTTCTGAAACTACTTAAAATCTGGCAGTTTGGAAGTTTTGCCAACCAAAGGCATCTCTCCTTTCTGCTCAATCGAACTGCCGCATGCACGATGAGTCAAAACtcttgtttcctttttttcttaagCTTTCATATAAAAATGCAGACATTTGACTGATGGATGCATAGCAGTAGCATTCAAATGAAAAATGTGTGGGTGGCATTGTCACTGAAGAGCAAAGACAATTCACAGAACATGTCACACACAAGTTCTCCTCAATACTCCTAGTACTATAGTTCTGAAACCTGTTTCAGACATCTATTGCTGCAAATCTGCAGTcttggctccgttcggcttatcTTATATTCCGGTTTATTTGGCTtcctttttcagctgaaacagtatttttctctcacaacaattcagccagaacagtatttttcagccaatttcagccaagcgaacggggcccacTCTCCCTAGCAAGAAGAATCATCATATGGAATGGATAGCTAACTCCGTCGATTCAACATTTGTCGATCGACACGCCTGACTTGCATTCAAATCCTGCTTTCTGCAGAGTAAGAGCAGGGTCCTCTTGGCTGAAAAAGCACCTGCAACCTTTCTCTGATACAGGGGAGCCGCAGACGTAGCAGAAGCTAGTGCCACACCTGCACATCTCAAAAGCAGTCGACAGACGGATGTTAGGCAGTTGTCTCCATCGATCTCCACAAAGGTAAAATGCTGATCAGTTTCCTCAGAGGTTCAGTCATCGGTTATGTCAACATCACCGAAGGCCAGCCAACTGAAGAGTTTCAGATGCCTGCACAGTTCGTACCTGAATGCCTCCAAGTATTACCGATTTCGTAGATTGAATACTTAGAGTTAGAGTTGCAGTAAAATTCGACTCGCATTTTGATGATCCCCAAGAAAGAAAGACTGACAGGTGGAAGACAGATTGAAGAGAACAATGCGCAGTACCTAAATCGGAGAATTACCTGCACACCATGTGCCTGCACCCGTCGATCTTGTCGATCATGGCGCGGCAGCTCGGGCAGCGCGTCCAGCTGTTCCTCAGGGCGAGCCTGGCCAGCACGCACCCTCGGCCGTCGCCGCCTCCGTGGCGATCGTCCCACGGCTCCTCGCACTGCAGGCAGAACGCGCGGGAGCACGTGGGGCACTCCACCTCGGACACCACGCCGCCGTCGGCGCGCTCCAGTGCCACCAGCTCGCCGCAGTCCCTGTAGGGGCACCGCGCGCGGGCGGGCCCCACGGCGCGCTCGCAGAGCGCGACGCACCACGCGTCGAAGACGTCGATGTCCACCAGCTTCTTGCACGCCTCGGGGTGCATGACGCCGTCGCGGCACTCGGGCGCCGGGCAGGGCACGGGCACCGCGCCGTCCGCGACGCGGCCCTCGATGTACCGGACGACGCACTCGATGCAGAAGTCGTGCGCGCAGAGCGCGCCGGCGCGGAACCGATCGAGCACCAGCCGCCTCTCCGTGCAGATGGCGCAGCAGAACCAGCCGATCTCGTCATCGGTCAGCGGAGCCACACGCGCGCGCGACGACGACGGGCCCGGCTCGGAGCCGCGGATGAGCTCCTGCAGGTACGAGTCGTCGGAGGCGGCGCACGCGGGCGCGCCCGCTGCGTTCGCCATGGGATGGGGGTGCGTGGGGATGAGGAGGGGGAATGCGAGCTAGATCGCCGAAGAGGTAGTGGACTCCTTTGTGCAAGTCGTCGACAGTTGTTTCTTcgtcagtttttttttctttccttaaaCACGAAGGAAATGGACTGCAATGGGCTTACGGGCCATTTGTTTAGTTGATTGTGTATTTCTAACCTTGGCCATCTTGTCGCATTGCATATCGTTGTGCTTTTAAAGTTCCTGTGTGATCATCTTTACCAAAGACGCATATATTTCCACAAATCCTATACTTTCCACAAATCCTATACTTTCCACGCGCCTTCCTCCCTGTGCGACCTCCTCCTTTCTATGTTCGTCTTCCATCTCTCCGGCATGATGTGgataggcggcggcggcggcggcgggcttcCAGAGATCTCCAGTGACCTTAGAAAAAGGAGGTGCTCAGGGCAGGCAGGCTGGCCAGGCAGTGGGGATGACAGGAGGATGGCATTAGGGTTCTAGCGGCGGAGGAGGCAGTCGGGCTAGGTTGGAGCAGGGGCGACGATGGACATGGCGGCGCTGGGAGAAGAAGGAGGCCATTGCGGGCATGGTATGTCCTGCGGTAgtggagctccggcgagaccCTACCACGTCGCATCGGGgcgatgggcggcggcggcgcgtcggGAGAGTTTGCAGAAGAAAACAATAGGCTAGAGGAAGAAGACATGTGCTCCATTGGATTAGGAAAGAACGGTCAACATTTATCGCGTGAAGGATAACTTAATATTAGGTGCCTGGAGTATAGCAGACCCCATATATTTTTGTGACATTCTAGATATATTTTACAACACTCTAGTATAGTTGTCTTCTTAAATACATGAATCTTTTTAGCATTCTAGACTTTTGACTCATAATTTATCGCTGTTAGTTAAAAAATGATTTTTTGGAAGAAGAACATATTGCATAGTATACTTGCTTTTTTTGCATGTTTTTATGTTCCCTTGGGTCGGGGTGAGGAGGCATGCCGATGAAGTGTGAATGTAAGCGCTCCACGTTTTTTTAGAAtagagagccatcttctcttaTTGCATATCATTGTGCCGTTGTGGATTGCATATCTTCTAGAATCCTTGTATCATTGTCTTTACGAAGATGTATATCTTTCTGATACGTAATATCATTGTGACGTTCTAGGACATGACACTATAGTATAGCTGCTGTCTTAAATATGAGATTTTTTTTGGCATTCTAGACTTTTGCCTCATAATCTGTCATTTCTAGTTCAAAATGATTTTTTTGGAAGAACATAATACATGCTATACTCGTTTTCCCCATGTTTTTATATTCCCCTCATGTCTCTATGAGAAGGCACGCCGATGAAGTGTGAACGTAAGCTCTCCATGCTTGTTAGAGTAGAGATGGCCATATTCTTCTACTGCATATCATTGTGCCGCTCTAGGTTGCATATCTTTTAAAATCCTTGTATATGATCGTCTTTATGAAGATGTATATCTTTCTAATACATAATATCTTTTGGACTTGACCCTAGTATAGTTGTCTTCTTACTTAGATACGTGTATATTTTTGGTACTCTAGACTTTTTTTGGTACTCTAGACTTTTGACTCATGATTTGGTGTTTTTTAGTAAAAATAACTTTTTGGAAGAAAACATATTTCCCATCTCCCTGCACTCTTGATCTTGACCCAAATCCAGTGGCTTGGGAAGGCCCGACTAGCAATGGCCATTGGCTCATGGTGTGGGTTAGGTGGGGGTGGGGGTAGGGGTGGGGAGGCGAGCGACATGTGAAGAAGATACGACACActcaaaataaaaaggaaaaataaaagtAATTAAAGGGAGGATGACAGTTGTGGCATGTTGATAAGGATGTAAATAGTATAGATATTTCTCGAGCGATAGAAGGGCTTCAATATCCGTATGGAACATACCATATTTGAATCTCGATATCCATTCATATCTTATCCAAATTATTCATAACTGAATCGGAATCCAAGGAATAATGTAGCTATACATATTCGTATCTATAGGTATCTATCCGTATCTGGCCCATTTACACCCCTACCTGTTGATAACGGTTGCTAACAACAACAAAAACTTGCATCAACATCCCACCCCTCTGATTGCCTCCAaccaaacaaaaaactagaatGGACCTATTCCCTCAACCAAACATAGAATGGGACAATTCGATC
Above is a genomic segment from Miscanthus floridulus cultivar M001 chromosome 3, ASM1932011v1, whole genome shotgun sequence containing:
- the LOC136546291 gene encoding uncharacterized protein isoform X3, coding for MANAAGAPACAASDDSYLQELIRGSEPGPSSSRARVAPLTDDEIGWFCCAICTERRLVLDRFRAGALCAHDFCIECVVRYIEGRVADGAVPVPCPAPECRDGVMHPEACKKLVDIDVFDAWCVALCERAVGPARARCPYRDCGELVALERADGGVVSEVECPTCSRAFCLQCEEPWDDRHGGGDGRGCVLARLALRNSWTRCPSCRAMIDKIDGCRHMVCRSSILAISVCGWRWQRRLHRAIDPAAFINSLWMPLAMEKTT
- the LOC136546291 gene encoding uncharacterized protein isoform X1, with the translated sequence MANAAGAPACAASDDSYLQELIRGSEPGPSSSRARVAPLTDDEIGWFCCAICTERRLVLDRFRAGALCAHDFCIECVVRYIEGRVADGAVPVPCPAPECRDGVMHPEACKKLVDIDVFDAWCVALCERAVGPARARCPYRDCGELVALERADGGVVSEVECPTCSRAFCLQCEEPWDDRHGGGDGRGCVLARLALRNSWTRCPSCRAMIDKIDGCRHMVCRSSILAISVCGWRWQRRLHRAIDPAAFMYVSFFRKCINLFCLETLFGCR
- the LOC136546291 gene encoding uncharacterized protein isoform X2, encoding MANAAGAPACAASDDSYLQELIRGSEPGPSSSRARVAPLTDDEIGWFCCAICTERRLVLDRFRAGALCAHDFCIECVVRYIEGRVADGAVPVPCPAPECRDGVMHPEACKKLVDIDVFDAWCVALCERAVGPARARCPYRDCGELVALERADGGVVSEVECPTCSRAFCLQCEEPWDDRHGGGDGRGCVLARLALRNSWTRCPSCRAMIDKIDGCRHMVCRCGTSFCYVCGSPVSEKGCRCFFSQEDPALTLQKAGFECKSGVSIDKC